DNA sequence from the Actinomycetota bacterium genome:
CCGCCGCGCCGCCGAGGACGTGGCGCCGCTCGAGCACGACGACCTTCTTGCCGGCCTTCGCGAGGTAGGCGGCCGCGACGAGCCCGTTGTGGCCCCCGCCGATGACGACCGCGTCGTAGGTCTGCGCCATCTCCCGACCCTCCTGAGACCGTGTGACTTCGGGTCGCACCGACCCCACGCAACCGCAGCCGGGCGCGCCGGTCGCCCATGCTAGACCGGGGTCAGAACCCCGACCAGCGGACCGTTGACTTCAGGTCAGCGAGACGTCCTCCCCGGGCAGGTCAGGGGCCGGGGCGGCGGTGCATACTACGCCGACCAGCCAACGGCACCCGGTGAGTGAGGAGGGCCCCGTGAGCGTCGGCACCGCCTTCTACCCGCGCGAAGCGGAGATGAACGTCAAGCAGGCCTGGAACGAGTGGTCCGGCTACTTCTCGGCGGCCTGTTACGCCGACTTCCACGACATCGAGTACAACGCGATCCGTGAGGCCGCCGCCCTGTTCGACGCCACACCCCTGTACAAGTACGAGATGTCCGGCGTCGACGCCCTTCGCCTGATCGACCGGGTGATCCCGCGGGACGCGCGCAAGCTCGCCGTCGACCGCGTCTGGTACACGCCGTGGTGCGACGAGGACGGCGCCGTGGTCGACGACGGAACGGTGGCGCGCCTGGACGAGTCGACCTACCGGATCACCTCCGCCCACCCCTGCGCCCGCTGGTTCTCGATGAACGCCACCGGCCTCGACGTCCGGATCGACGACGTGTCCGAGGCGACGGCCGCCCTCGCGCTCCAGGGCAAACTCGCCCGCGAGGTTCTCGAGGGGGCGACGCGGCAGGACTGGTCCGACGTGCGGTACTTCGGTCGTCGGCGCAGCGAGATCGGCGGCGTGGAGGTCGACGTCACACGCACCGGCTACACCGGCGATCGTGGCTACGAGCTGTGGCTGCCGGCCGACGGAGGCCTGCAGGTGTGGGACACGCTGTTCGAGGCCGGCGCCGACTACGGGATCCGTCCGATCGGGGTCCGCGCGCTCGACGTCGCACGGGTCGAGGCCGGTCTGATCATGGTCGACGTGGACTACACGAGCGCGAAGGCCGCCCTGAACGACGAGCAACGCTACTCGCCCTTCGAACTGGGGCTCGGCGGCCTCGTCGACTTCAACGGCGCGGACTTCACGGGCAAGCGGGCACTCCAGGCCGAGCAGCGCTCGGGGGGTCCCGCCCGCCGGCTCGTCGGTCTCGACATCGAGTGGGCCGGCATCGAGCGGATGTTCGCCGCACATGACCTCGCGCCGGAGGTCTCACCGATGGTGACGCGCTCGGAGATCCCCCTGTACAAGGACAACAGGCAGATCGGCCGCGCGACCAGCACCACGTGGGGCCCGACGATCAAGAAGATGATCGCCTTGGCGTCGGTGGACAAGGAGTTCGCGGCGACGGGTACACGCGTCTCGATCGAGTGGACCGTCGAGGGCGAGCACGGCAAGGTGGCCGCGACCGTCGTCCCGACGCCGTTCCTCGACCTCGAGCGCAAGCGCACTTAGCCGCGCACCTCGGCGATCGAACGGGGCCCTCGCCCGCCGAACCCTTCGGCCGGCGACAGCGAACACCTTGCAGAGCAGCGACCCGGGTGTCGCCGATTCTCCACATCACGCCTCCCCCCGACCGGGTCCGGGCCGGGAGCCCTCTGCGAGACTGGTGCCCATGAGCGATGCGCGGCGTCCGAATCGTGTCCCGACGATCGTGCTGCTCGCGCTCGCCCTCGTCGTGACCGGGGCGATCGCGTTCGCGGCGAGCACTGTCGCCGCGATCGCCGTCGGGATCCTCGTCGTCGTCGCGGGCATCGTGGCGCTCGTCGTCCGAGCCCGCCGGCGCGCGGATCCCGCGCACCCCACGACCGCTCCCGATCCGGGACGCAGACGCCTGCTGGCGGGCGCCGCGGCCGGCGGCCTGGGGCTCGTGGTGGTCGGCGCCGCCGGAGGGCGCGAGCTGAAGCGGTTCACCGCGCCCGATCCGGGACCGATCCTCGATGGGATGGCGACCGACGTCGGCGCGGAGTACATGGAGCTGATCCGCCGCGGCTACCACCCCGAGCGGTCGGGCGACCTCCAGCTGATCGTGGCACCGGGCTCGAGCTCGATCTATCCGCAGGAGGCGGAGTCGCTCGTCGAGAACGACCCGCGCACGAGCCACTCGCAGGTGTGGCACTACCTCGAACGCATCCCGATCGCGGTCTACGCACCGGGGATCGTCACCCCGTCCGATTCCACCGAGCGCGTCAGCCTCGCGGATCTCGCGCCGACGGCCGCGACCCTGATGGGGTTCGATTTCCCCGCTCCCGACGGCGTGCCACTGCCGGGCATCGAAACCCCCTCCACCCCCCCCAAGGTGATCGTGACGTTCGTGATCGACGGCGGCGGGTGGAACGTCCTCGCGGAGCATCCCGACGCGTGGCCGAACGTCAGGCGGATGCTTCGCGGCAGCGCCGTGTACCGCAACGCGATCGTCGGCTCGTTCCCGGCGGTCACCGCGTGCGCGCACGCGACGATCGGGACGGGCGCGTTCCCGCATGCCCACGGGATCTCGGGCCACAACGTCCGGATCGACGGAGAGGTCGTGAAGGCGTACGGAACTGCGGGCGAGGCGGACCCCTCGTTCCTGCTCGCACCGACCCTGGCCGAGGCATGGAGCGCCGAGACCGGCGACGGGGCGTGGGTCGGCGAGATCGGCTACCAGATCTGGCACGTCGGCATGATGGGCCGCGGCGGCGACCGGCCCCTCGGCGATCTGCCGATCGCGACCTACTGGCCGGAGACCGGCGCGAACGCCTGGGCCTCACTCAACCCCGACATCTATCGCCTGCCTGCCGACGTCCCTCCGTACGCGCGATACGAACAGCTCGCGGCGGACTACGCGACGATCGCGCCACCTCCGTCGCCCTACGATCTCCAGGGCCTCAAGGAAGCGTGCTGCGCGCCCCCGATCGTCGCCTACCAAGGCGACCTGATCGAGGCCGCGTTCCGCTCCGAGCCGATCGGGCACGACGACGTGACCGATCTGCTCTACATCAACTTCAAGTCGCCGGACTACGCGGGGCACGTCTACAACTTCCTCGACGAGCGCACCGGCCGTGTCCTCGCCGAGGTCGACCGCCAGCTCGGACGGCTGCTCGACGACCTCGAGCGGCGTTTCCGTCCCGGCGAGTACGCGGTGATCTTCACCGCGGACCACGGTCAGTGCCCGCCGATCGACGAGGTGGACGGCGTGCGCGTCGACCCGATCCAGCTCGACGCCGACGTCGACGCCGAGTTCAGCAGCCGCCTGCTCAGCGTGACCCAGAGCGTCGTCCCGCACGAGATCTACCTCGCCGGCGGCGCGATGCTCGACGCGGGGTGGCGGCCCGAAGACATCGCCGCCTGGCTGGGCGACTACCGCTATCGCGACAACATCGGTCCGTACGTGCCGCGCAACCTCGTTCGACGCGATCTGCTCGGCGACAAACCCTTCGCCGCGGTGTTCCCGCTGTCGTACCTCGAGTCGCTCCAGAGCCGCGACCTGTCGAGGTTCGGGGAGACCGCCTACCCCGAGGCCGATCCGGGGATCCCGCCGGTCAGCTGGTAGACGGCTCGGCGAGCGCGGCCAGCACGCGGGGGTTCAGGTGCTCCCAATCGAACAAGCGCCCGGGCCGTATGCCGACGCGTCCGTGCTCCAGGATCGCCTCGGCGACGCCGTGCACCCGGAACATCGCGATGAGGATCGGATCGTCGGCCGCCATCTCGAGGCTCTCCGCCACGCGACGCGGTCCGTTGTCGTCCACGGGGAACGACCGCGGATCGTGCTCGATCTCGGGCGGATCGACCGGGCGGCCCCACGACGGCATCAACGAGCCGACCACGGCCGACCACACGCCGCCGATGTCCGCGCCGGGATACAGGTTCAGACGCGCGAGATAACGGTGTAGTTCGATCGACCGGACCCCGGGGATCACCAACAAGAGATCCAACGGCGCCCCGGGGTCACCCGGTGGACACCCGACGATCGTCCGCTTCGTGAGCTCGAGCATCGTGTGCAGCCGGAGCACGGAAGGATTGGCCGCGGCCTCGACCGCCCACACCACCTCCGGAGCGGCATCGGTCGTCACGACCGACCACCGGCGGCGACTGCATACCTACCCGTTGTGGAGTGAATGCTGCGTCTCCTCGTCGAATGTGTTCCCCTCGGGAGGGATCGGGTTCGCTTTCAGGATGCGCGCCATGTGGACCGCGTTGTGCGCCATCCATCGCGTGGTGCGCTTCGTGTACTCGTGGTCCGGTCCGCCGGCCTCGATGTAGCTGGGACCGGGACCCGCATCACCGACCCAGTATGTGTCCGCGTTCGGCGGGATCGTCAGACCTAGATGCGAGAGGTTGAACAGGGTGGTCTCGGCCGCGGCGTGCGCCCCGTCCTCGTTCCCCGTGACCACGACGCAGCCAACCTTGTTGTAGAGGGGGTATTGGCCCACGGCGTTGCGCTCGTTGTATGTACCGTCGAGCCGTTCGATCACCATCTGGGCGACGCTCCCCCGGACCCCGAACCAGATCGGGGTGCCGATGCAGAGGATGTCGGCCACCTTGACCTTTGCCAGCAGCTGCGGCCACTCATCGCCGTGTCCCTCATCGGAGGAGACGCCGAAGGGCACGTCGAAGTCAACGACCCGCACGATCTCGGTCTCGACGCCCATCCCGTCCCACCAGTGCTTGACGTTGTGCATCAACGCCTCTGTGTTCGAGATCTCGGGAGACTTCTTCAGGGTGCAGTTCAGCATCACGGCACGCAGGTCGGCCACGTCGGACTCCCTCCGGTTGGGTCGCCGCGCAGGGTAGCGCGCGATCGACGACAGTGTGACCAGGCACGGTACCGTTGGGGCGTGACGCCGGACCACGACCGCGAAGGGATCGGAGCGCCGAGGCTGCACAGCGTCCGCGACATCACGGTCGGCCAGCCGACCAGGGTCGACGGACCGATCCACCTGTCTCCCGCGGACCCTCGATGGCCGGCCGTCTTCGCGGAGGAGGGTCGACATCTGCGCAAGGCGCTCGGGACGCGAGCCCTCCGGATCGAGCACGTCGGATCGACGTCGGTCCCCGGGCTCGCCGCGAAGCCGATCATCGACGTCCTGGTGGCCGTCGAGGACTCGTCGGTCGAACCGGCCTACGTCCCTCCCCTGGAAGCGGCCGGGTACGTCCTGCGGATACGCGAGCCGGACTGGTACGAGCACCGCGTCCTCAAGGGCCCGGCCAAGGGCCCGGCCCTGGACAGCAACGTCCACGTCTTCTCGGAGGGATGCGAAGAGATCGAGCGGATGCTCCGCTTCCGCGATCGCCTTCGCTCCGACGCCGACGACCGGGAGCTGTACGAACAGGCCAAGCGCGAACTCGCCGCCCGCCGATGGACCTACGTCCAGGACTACGCGGACGCGAAGTCGGCGGTCGTCGAACGGATCCTGCGCCGGGTCCCTACGGCACCTCCAACAACGCTCAGGCGCAAGGACTGAGCGCTCTTGGAGGTGGCGGGAGTCGAACCCGCGTGCCTGAACGACCTGCCAGGGATTCTCCGGGCGCATCCGGTGGTGAGTTTCACCTCGGGCCTCCCACCGGCGGAGGGGCCCTCGGCTAGCCCGGGAGCGATGTCCGGTCGCGGCCCCCAGGCGGAACCGCAATCGTGAGTCTGCTCACGACACCCGATCCCCGGCCGCAGACATGCCGGGGCGGATGGCTACTTAGTTATTAAGCAGCGAGCGCGTAGTCTTCGTTGGCGCTTCTTAAGGTCCGGCGTTTAACGAGACATCCGGGATCTCGGCCCGCTTCCCCTGGCGGGTATCCGCCCAGGTCGAAGCCAGTACACCCCCATATTCAGTTGTCTGGGCAGTATACGACTACCCGCCCCACCCCCCTGAGCGGTCAGCCGCGTGCGAACTCACAGGAGTGCCTTGAACCGTCGGCATCTGGCTCGTGCAGCGCGAATCCAAGCAATAGCATGGTGGTCGATCCCCAGAACCAAGGGATACCTTGGGTATCTGTCCCCGGGGGGTCAGCGGCGACGGCCGAGCTCCTGCTGCATCTCGCGGTCGTGCTCGCGCTTCGCGATCGCCTCGCGTTTCTCGAAAGCTCGCCGCCCCTTGCCGAGCCCCAGCTCGAGCTTCGCGATCCCGTGCGTGAAGTAGACCCGCATCGGGACCAGCGAGAGGCCCTTCTCGGCCTGTTTGCCGATCAGCCGCTCGATCTCGCCGCGATGGATCAGCAGCTTGCGCGGCCGTACAGGATCGTAGGCGCGCTTGTCCCCCTGTTCGTAGGGGGGGATGTGCATGCCCTCGAGCCACAGCTCCCCATCACGGACCCGGGCGTAGGCCTCGGTGAGCGAGCCGTGGCCTCCCCGCAGCGACTTGACCTCTTGCCCGGTGAGCTGCATGCCGGCCTCGAGGCGCTCGAGGATCTCGTAGTCGTGGCCGGCCTTGCGGTTGGAGACGACGGTCTTCTCCCCCGCGGCGGCAGTCTTGCCCCGCGACACGAGGCAACCCCCTAGACGTCGAGGAACCGGCGCATCGCGAGCACGCTCGCGGCCAGCGACACCACGACGCCCGCGATAAGCATCAGCGGGATCGTCGCGAGCACGTCCGAGGTTTGGATCCACTTCACGAACTGGATGCTGTCGTAGAGGGGATCGATGAAGATCGTCTTGGCGACGAAGAGCACCCCGATCGCCAGGGCGGCCCCCACCAGCCCTTCGATCACTCCCTCGATCAGGAACGGCACCCTGATCCGCCAGTTCGTGGCCCCGACGAGCTTCATGATCCCGATCTCCCGCCGCCGCGCGAACAGCCCCATGCGGACGGTGTTCGCGATCAGGATCGCCGAGGCGATCAGCATCACGAACGCCAGGATCAGCACGCCGTCGCGGAACAGACTGGTGACCGCCAACAACCGGTCGACCACCTCCTGCTGCGCGGAGACACGGAGGATCCCCGGCTGCCCGTCGACCGCGGCGACCACGACCTTGTAGTCCTCGGGTTCGGTGAGCTTGACCCGGAACGACGCGGGGAACGCATCTTCCGAGACGTTGGCGATGATCGCTGACTCCTGGCCGAACAGCGCGACGGCCCGCTCGTACGCGTCCTCCTTCGATTCGTACGCCACCTCGGAAACCACCGAGAGGCCGGTCAGCAGCTCGTTCAGCCGCTGTTGGGCGTCCTGTCCGAGATCGTCCTGCAGGTAGACGACCACCTCGACCCGGCCCGTGGTGTCCGCGATGATGAGGTCGACCTCTTGGCGGATCAGCAGCGCCATGCCGAGCAGCAGCAGGGCGATGAAGGCCGTGGAGATCGCGGCGAATACGACGAGACCGTTGCGGCGCAGGCCGGTAACGGTCTCCCGGAAATAGTAGTCGAGGCGCGCCATCTAGCTGTAGACCCCGCGCGCCTGGTCGCGGACGACATGGCCGTCCTCGAGCTCGATCACCCGGCGTCGCATCGCGTCGACGATCGCCTGGTCGTGGGTGGCCATCACGACGGTGGTGCCGATCCGGTTGACCTTGTCGAGCAGCCGCATGATGTCCACGGAGGTCTGGGGATCGAGGTTCCCCGTGGGCTCGTCGGCCAGCAGCACGAGCGGCCGGTTGACGCAGGCGCGCGCGATCGACACGCGCTGCTGCTCGCCGCCGGACAGCTCGTCGGGGTAGTTGTTCAGCTTGTCCCCCAGCCCCACGTAGTCGAGGATCTCGGGAACGCGCTGGTCGATCACGGTCTTCTGCTTGCCGATCACATCGAGTGCGAACGAGACGTTCTCGAACACCGTCTTGTCCTGCAGCAGCTTGAAGTCCTGGAACACCGTACCGATGTTGCGGCGCAGGTACGGGACCCGCCAGGGTGTCAGCTTGTCGAGGTTCTTGCCCGCGACGTAGATCGCGCCGTTCGACGGATGCTCTTCTTTGAGCAGCAACCGCATCATCGTCGACTTGCCCGAACCGGACGGCCCGACGACGAAGACGAACTCACCCTTGTCGATGTCGACGGTGACGTCGTCCAACGCGAGGATATTGCCCTTATAGACCTTCGTGACGTGCTGAAGACTGATCATGTCGTGGAAGAAGTCCCTGAGTGTGTCGACGGCGGGGGCGTGCGGGAACCGAGTCTACCAGCGGTCCTGCGGGCATCGGGGAGGCTCCACAGCTTCGTCACGAGGCCATCGCCGCAGGCCAGAACCGTCGAGACGGTGTCGCGTAGGCTGGTGGACCGTGCGCGCAACCGCCGATCCCGTCGAGCGTCCCGCGCAGGCTCCCGTGGCGCCCGAGGCCCGCGATCGCCTGCGCCGCGTCGCCCTCGCCGCCGCCGGGCCGGCACTGATCGTCGTCCTGACGGTGTTCGCGATGCGCGCGTTCGTCTTCGACACGGCGCTGACGAACCAGCACTCCGACATCTTGTCGTTCATCCTGCCCCGCCTGTCGTTCCTGGGCCGGTCTCTCGCCGAGGGTCACGTGCCGCTGTGGAACCCCTTCCACTTCGCGGGCGCTCCGTACGTCGCCGATCCACAGTCGGGCTGGCTCTACCTGCCGCCGATGCTGCTGTTCTCCATGCTCTCCCCCGGGGCGGCGATGCGCGCCTACATCGTGTGGAACCCGTTGCTCGCCGGGCTCGGCATGTTCGCGTTCCTTCGACTCGAGCGCCTCGGGCGGCCGGCGGCCACCGTGGGCGGGGCCTCGATCGCGATCGCCCTCGCGGCCTCGGCCGTCGCGATCTCGCTGCCGTTCGCCGGTGCGATCGCGTGGACGACCGTCGTCCTGGTCGGCGCGGCCGGATACATGCGCACCGACCGGCTCTCGCGTCGTGTCGCCTGGCTGGGTCTCGCGGCGTTCGGATGGGGCCAGGTCGCGAACGCCCACATGAGCCACGGCCTCGCGGTCTGCACCCTCCTCGTGACCGCCTACCTCATCGCACACGCGGTGAAGGACGCGCGGGCCGACGATCGCACCGGCTGGCGAGCGGCCGGGGTCGTGGTCGCGTTCCTCGTCGTTCTGCCGCTCGCGAACCTCGCGATCTTCCTTCCTCGCCTGGACTACATCGCGCGCTCGAGCCTCGGGGACGGGTACAACGCACTGGCCGAACCGCTGGGACGCGACCGCCTCGGCGGACGGCCGATCATGACGAACGGCGTGTGGAGCGGATGGCCGTTCGCCCTCGGCGCATCGCCGGGCGCCTACGTCGGAGCACTCGTCCTGCTGTGCGTGCCGGCCGCCCTGCGGACACGGCGTCACCGCGCGCTCGTCTGGGGTCTCGGCGTCGCCGGCGCGGTCGCGTACGTCGCGACGCTCAACGTCCTCGTGACCGCGGACGCGTTCCGCAGCTTCGTTCTCCAGCTGCCGTTCGGCGACGTATACCTGCACAACCCGGGGCGGCTGCGATACCTCGCCTATCTCGTGATCCCCGCCCTCGGCGCCGTCGGGCTCCAGGCGCTGATCGACCGGCCCCTCCCGTGGCGCATCGCGGCCCGGTGGCTGGCCGCGGGCGTCCTCCTCTGGCTCGCCGTTCCCCTGCTGGCCCACGCGGAGCCGGTACGGTTCGGATCGCTCGCGGTCGGGATCGCGATCGCGGTTCCCGTGCTGCTGGCGGTCGGTCAGCGCAAGCGCTGGGCGGTCGTGGCGGTTCCGCTCGTCCTCGCGGTCGAGCTGATCGGCAGCGCCACCTATTCGCAGGTCTACGAGGGTGGAACGATCTACCTCGGCTTGGAGGGCCCCGACCGCCCGAACCTCGTCCCGGGCCCACTGCGCGCACCGGAGGTCCCGGAGCGGGACTTCCTGGACCCGGGCGAGATCGGCGCCGTCCTTGCCGACTCGCCCGACCGCTACCTGACCTGGGTCCGGCCCGCCGCCTACTACGTGAAGGGCTATCTCTGGGCGCAGGAACCGCGCGATTGGCCGTCGATGGCGAACGAACGGGGCACCCTGTTCGGCGCGCGCGACGTGCTGGGCTACAACCCGGTCCAACCCGCCGGCTACTGGACCTACATCCGTGCGACGAACCCGCTGACGACCTTCTACAACGCGTCGGTCCTCAACGAGCCGACGATCGAGGACCTTCGGTTGCTCGGTGCGCGCTACCTGATCGTCGCCGAGGGTCAGGGACCGAGCGTCCCGGCGCGGCTCGTGCGCCGCGACGACGGCTACGACCTCTACGAGATCGAAGGGTGGCAGCCGCTGGTCTCGGTCGTCACCGACGTGCAGGTCGTCGACGGGAGCGGCGCATCCCTGGACGCCGTGCTCACCGGCGGCTTCGATCCCGCCCTGGAGGCGGTCGTCGAGACCGATCCCGGGTTCGAGCCCGAGCCGGGCGAGGGTTCCGCGGGGGGGGCCGTCACCTCGATCGACGAGCGGACACCCGAGGACGTTCGGATCGCCGTCGATACGGGAGCCGACGCGCTCGTCGTGGTCCGCACGAACTGGGACGAGGGATGGAGCGCGACCGTCGACGGAGCGGCGGCGGCGGTGCTCCGGACCGATCACTTCCTGATGGGCGTGCCGGTTCCGCCCGGCCGGCATGAGATCCGGCTCACCTATCGCGACCCGGCGGTCGGTCGCGGCATCGTGACTTCCGGCCTCGTCTGGCTCGCGCTGCTCGCCGCAGGGCTCGGAGCCGTCGTGGCGGAACGCCGTCGCCGGGCGACGCTCGAGGTCTAGCGGCGACCGGTCGCGTCCGCGCGCACGTGCTCGCCCGGCGGTTCCGGCGCGAGATGGCGCTCGCCCAGGTGACGACGCCCGAACACGAACGCCAGTCCGTACAGCGCCGCGACGACGAACAGCAGGTTGCGGTAGCCGAGGATGATCGAGGCGTACTCGAGCACGCCGCCGGCCATCGCCCCGAGCAGGTTGGCGCCGAACGCGACGGTCGAGGCCCCGACGTTGCGGAACCGCTGGGAGAAGATCAGGTTCGCCACGAACACCGGTGCGAACGCGAGCGCCGAGGCCGCGAGGAACCGCGGCACCCCAGACAGCTCGAGCAGCGCGTCGGGCCGTACCGTCCACGCGACGGCGAGGCAGACGAGCAGCACCGCGTACAGCACCCCGGGCGGCGGGAGCTTCGAGCGCCGTGCGAGCTCTATCGCCAGGTAGACCGAGAGCAGGATGCCGGCGAACACGAGCGAGTTCACGAACCATGTCGTTCCGAACAGCAGCGCGAACTGGACGACGTTCTTCGTTTCCAGCAGCAGGAACGCGACGCCCATGAAGAACAGGTCGAGGTAGCTGCGCATCGGCCCGAGCTGTGCGCCGGCGCCGAACCGAACGACGAGGACCGAGCCGACGAGGATCGCCAGCAGCGAGATCACGTAGAAGGACGGGATCGAGCGACCCTGGACGTACGGGAACGGGTGATCATCGGTCGCCGGCTCGGGGACGACGCCGGACGCCGCCCATCGGGTCGTGCACGCGAGGTCCGCCGGATCGACCGTCGAGGTGAGGACGGCCTGCCGGCGGACACCGAGGCTGTCCTCGCCGGCGTCGAAGCACGGTTCGTGCCCGAACACCTTCGCCATCGTGCCGGCGAACCGCTCGAACACGAACGGGCGGTAGTAGTTGTACATCGTGAACGCGCCGCCAGGCTCCAGGTGCTCACGGGCGGTCGCGATCGCCTCCTCGGTGAACAGGTAGCTCTCGAGCCGCAGCGATCCCTGGCCCGAGACGAGCGTGAGGGAGTCGGGCAGGGCGAGCACGATCAGGTCGTAGCGGGAGTCCGTGCGCTCGAGGAACGCGCGACCGTCGTTCACGTGCGGGGTGACGCGCGGGTCCTGGTAGGGATGGTTCGGGTGGTGTTCGCGCCCGATGTCCTGCAGGACCGGATCGATCTCGACGGCATCGACGTGACCGGCTCCCTGCTCCAGGGCCACGGCGACGTCATTGCCGTTCCCCGCACCGATCACGAGGACGTCCTCGAGTGGGTTGCCCTCGAGGTGCTCGTACGCGTGGAAGTAGAACGGCTGATCGCGTTCGATCCGTTCCAGGGACAGGCTGGATTGATGCGGCAGGCCGTTGACCTCGATCCCGACACCGCCGTCCGCGGCCCGGCTGCTCGTGGTCACGCGGTAGTACGGAGACCAGGTTCCGAACGCGGGGAGCGACCCGATCCCGAACACCACGACCACGACCGCGAGCGAGATCCACTGGGCGCGGCCGAGCCGACCGCGCAACAACCACGCGAACAGCGCGGCGATCAACACGCCCCAGACGAGCGGCGGCGCGTGCAGGAACGACAGGACCGAGAACCCCGCGATCCCGCATAGGCTCCCGAGGATGTCGAACCGGTAGGCCTCGAGCGGCTCGAACCGCGCGAACAGGCGGGCGACACCCTCGGCGACGCACGCAAGCACCACGGTCACGCCGATGAAGATCAGGGGCAGGGTGATCCAGATCGGGAGGGCGAACATCCCGAACAACCCCTCGAAGACGCGTTCCCCGCTCTCGTCCCGCCCGACCTGAGCGGGAAGCAGGAGCAGGAACGACACGAGCACCGCGAGCGCGACGGGGGCCGCACGGAACCCGTCCCGATCCTCGCGCGCTCGCAGGAACCCGACGCCGATCCCGAGGAAGCTCGCGAGCAGCACGAAGTTCGTGAAGTACGCGAGGTAGACGACGTTCGCCGACGACCACCGGATCAGGGCGAGCTCGACGAACAGCATAAGGAAGCTGGCCCCGATGAGGGCGTTGCGGTCCGCGGATCGATCCGTCGCCCCGGGCACGGAGGGAGTATCTCCGGAGCAACCCCCGCCGACAATGCTTGCGATCGGCCGCTACGAGGTGTGCTCGCCGGCTCGCCGGCGCAGCTCGGCCTCGATGAAGCCGTCGATGTCCCCGTCGAGGACCCGTTGAGGATCTCCGACCTCGAACTCGGTGCGGTGATCCTTGACCATCTGGTACGGGGCCAATACGTACGAGCGGATCTGCGAACCGAAGTCGACGTCGCGTCGCTCGCCGCGGAGCTCGTCGAGCTTGTCCGCCTGCTCCTGACGCATCAGGTCGGCCAGCCGCGCCTTCAGGATCTGCATCGCCACCGCGCGGTTCTGGAGCTGGGAACGCTCGTTCTGGCACGCTGCGACGATCCCGGTCGGAAGGTGGGTGATCCGAACGGCCGAGTCCGTCGTGTTCACCGACTGGCCGCCCGGTCCGCTCGAGCGATAGACGTCGATCCGGAGGTCCTTCGGATCGATCTCGATGTCGTCGAGGTCGCCGGCCTCCAGCGCCGGGATCACGTCGAGGCTCGCGAAGCTCGTATGGCGCCGTTTCTGCGCGTCGAACGGTGAGATCCGGACGAGGCGGTGC
Encoded proteins:
- a CDS encoding YfhO family protein, whose amino-acid sequence is MRATADPVERPAQAPVAPEARDRLRRVALAAAGPALIVVLTVFAMRAFVFDTALTNQHSDILSFILPRLSFLGRSLAEGHVPLWNPFHFAGAPYVADPQSGWLYLPPMLLFSMLSPGAAMRAYIVWNPLLAGLGMFAFLRLERLGRPAATVGGASIAIALAASAVAISLPFAGAIAWTTVVLVGAAGYMRTDRLSRRVAWLGLAAFGWGQVANAHMSHGLAVCTLLVTAYLIAHAVKDARADDRTGWRAAGVVVAFLVVLPLANLAIFLPRLDYIARSSLGDGYNALAEPLGRDRLGGRPIMTNGVWSGWPFALGASPGAYVGALVLLCVPAALRTRRHRALVWGLGVAGAVAYVATLNVLVTADAFRSFVLQLPFGDVYLHNPGRLRYLAYLVIPALGAVGLQALIDRPLPWRIAARWLAAGVLLWLAVPLLAHAEPVRFGSLAVGIAIAVPVLLAVGQRKRWAVVAVPLVLAVELIGSATYSQVYEGGTIYLGLEGPDRPNLVPGPLRAPEVPERDFLDPGEIGAVLADSPDRYLTWVRPAAYYVKGYLWAQEPRDWPSMANERGTLFGARDVLGYNPVQPAGYWTYIRATNPLTTFYNASVLNEPTIEDLRLLGARYLIVAEGQGPSVPARLVRRDDGYDLYEIEGWQPLVSVVTDVQVVDGSGASLDAVLTGGFDPALEAVVETDPGFEPEPGEGSAGGAVTSIDERTPEDVRIAVDTGADALVVVRTNWDEGWSATVDGAAAAVLRTDHFLMGVPVPPGRHEIRLTYRDPAVGRGIVTSGLVWLALLAAGLGAVVAERRRRATLEV
- a CDS encoding spermidine synthase codes for the protein MPGATDRSADRNALIGASFLMLFVELALIRWSSANVVYLAYFTNFVLLASFLGIGVGFLRAREDRDGFRAAPVALAVLVSFLLLLPAQVGRDESGERVFEGLFGMFALPIWITLPLIFIGVTVVLACVAEGVARLFARFEPLEAYRFDILGSLCGIAGFSVLSFLHAPPLVWGVLIAALFAWLLRGRLGRAQWISLAVVVVVFGIGSLPAFGTWSPYYRVTTSSRAADGGVGIEVNGLPHQSSLSLERIERDQPFYFHAYEHLEGNPLEDVLVIGAGNGNDVAVALEQGAGHVDAVEIDPVLQDIGREHHPNHPYQDPRVTPHVNDGRAFLERTDSRYDLIVLALPDSLTLVSGQGSLRLESYLFTEEAIATAREHLEPGGAFTMYNYYRPFVFERFAGTMAKVFGHEPCFDAGEDSLGVRRQAVLTSTVDPADLACTTRWAASGVVPEPATDDHPFPYVQGRSIPSFYVISLLAILVGSVLVVRFGAGAQLGPMRSYLDLFFMGVAFLLLETKNVVQFALLFGTTWFVNSLVFAGILLSVYLAIELARRSKLPPPGVLYAVLLVCLAVAWTVRPDALLELSGVPRFLAASALAFAPVFVANLIFSQRFRNVGASTVAFGANLLGAMAGGVLEYASIILGYRNLLFVVAALYGLAFVFGRRHLGERHLAPEPPGEHVRADATGRR